From Pseudodesulfovibrio senegalensis, one genomic window encodes:
- a CDS encoding tetratricopeptide repeat protein has protein sequence MTSENVEKDGSVNLEQEQDSFAVPETVNRTLISGLFSSQQVDKVGTGTTTRKTVSKTYWFCQEREDGIVEVQPLNVNNIPSGPKNEIPREDLIAKFNPEPEYYQKEVFPKIKELNSSLKRAEEQRKQGAHYSAEFEFQQALSVDEENVRANFGLGLTYMERGEANKANDMFKRLVGLEAAFTPEHKHLFNEFGINLRKSNLFDQAIEYYGKAIDTAEKPDENLHYNMARAYFGKGEKDQCVKQLQEALTLNPNFEEANKFLEYLNDAEAT, from the coding sequence ATGACCAGTGAAAACGTGGAAAAAGACGGCTCCGTCAATCTTGAACAGGAACAGGACAGCTTTGCCGTGCCCGAAACAGTAAACCGCACGCTGATTTCCGGTCTGTTCTCCTCGCAACAGGTGGACAAGGTGGGCACGGGCACCACCACGCGCAAGACCGTGAGCAAGACCTACTGGTTCTGCCAGGAACGCGAGGACGGCATCGTCGAGGTTCAGCCCCTGAATGTAAACAATATCCCGTCCGGACCAAAAAACGAAATCCCGCGCGAGGACCTCATCGCCAAGTTCAACCCGGAACCCGAATATTACCAGAAAGAGGTCTTCCCCAAGATCAAGGAGCTGAATTCCTCGCTCAAACGCGCCGAGGAACAGCGCAAGCAGGGCGCGCACTACAGTGCGGAATTCGAATTCCAGCAGGCCCTTTCCGTGGACGAGGAGAACGTGCGCGCCAACTTCGGACTGGGACTGACCTACATGGAACGGGGCGAAGCCAACAAGGCCAACGACATGTTCAAACGGCTGGTGGGGCTGGAAGCCGCCTTTACCCCGGAACACAAGCACCTGTTCAACGAATTCGGCATCAACCTGCGTAAATCCAACCTCTTCGATCAGGCCATCGAATACTACGGCAAGGCCATCGACACCGCGGAGAAACCGGACGAGAACCTGCACTACAACATGGCCCGCGCCTATTTCGGCAAAGGTGAAAAGGACCAGTGCGTAAAACAGCTTCAGGAAGCCCTGACCCTGAATCCGAACTTCGAAGAAGCCAATAAATTCCTTGAGTACCTGAATGACGCCGAGGCCACATGA
- a CDS encoding cupin domain-containing protein has protein sequence MQDKIGKRIRTFREKQDLTLEAMAERTGLGIDFLKAVEEEGMYPSLGPLLKIARALGVRLGTFLDDQVSRDPLVVRLDERQEELTMHGGDHAAAFRYFPLGQGKSDRHMEPFFIEILPESGKDKSLSSHEGEEFILVKSGQLSVTYGREETILEAGDSIYYNSIVPHNVSAAGDEKCEIYAVLYFPE, from the coding sequence ATGCAGGACAAGATTGGCAAACGGATCAGGACTTTCAGGGAAAAGCAGGATCTTACGCTCGAAGCCATGGCCGAACGCACTGGCCTGGGAATCGATTTTCTCAAGGCGGTGGAAGAGGAGGGCATGTATCCTTCCCTCGGACCGCTACTCAAGATCGCACGCGCCCTAGGAGTCCGTCTGGGGACGTTCCTGGACGATCAGGTCTCCCGCGATCCGCTTGTGGTCCGTCTTGACGAGCGTCAGGAAGAGCTGACCATGCACGGCGGCGACCATGCTGCCGCGTTTCGCTATTTTCCGCTGGGACAGGGCAAGTCCGACCGCCACATGGAACCCTTCTTCATCGAGATTCTGCCCGAATCCGGCAAGGACAAGAGCCTTTCCTCCCATGAGGGCGAGGAATTCATCCTGGTCAAGTCCGGACAGTTGTCCGTGACCTATGGCAGGGAAGAGACCATCCTCGAGGCAGGCGACAGCATCTACTACAACTCCATAGTACCGCACAACGTCTCCGCAGCCGGGGATGAAAAATGTGAAATATACGCGGTGCTCTACTTCCCGGAATAA
- a CDS encoding ABC transporter ATP-binding protein produces MTLRLHAVTFAYPDAHPVLENADLTIDTGQFLLVRGASGAGKSTLLRLLCRMELPVSGHLSLDETPYEDIDPTILRRRVAHVQQTPTLIQGAVRDNLLLPYRLKANADLPVPDEATMRAAMDDFLLESVDLGHNAADLSVGQAQRVCLLRTLLLSPEVLLMDEPTSALDPDSASVVLDAARKQHDKGTTVILVSHSETVPHGITGTITLADRKAVLA; encoded by the coding sequence ATGACCCTGCGTCTGCACGCCGTGACCTTTGCCTATCCGGATGCGCACCCGGTGCTGGAAAACGCGGACCTGACCATCGACACGGGTCAATTCCTGCTGGTCCGCGGAGCGTCCGGCGCGGGCAAATCCACGCTGCTGCGCCTGCTCTGTCGAATGGAGCTGCCTGTTTCCGGCCATTTGAGCCTTGACGAAACGCCCTACGAAGACATCGACCCCACAATCCTGCGTCGCCGCGTGGCCCATGTGCAACAGACCCCGACCCTGATTCAAGGCGCGGTGCGCGACAACCTGCTGCTCCCCTACCGGCTCAAGGCCAATGCGGACCTGCCCGTGCCGGACGAGGCGACCATGCGTGCGGCCATGGACGATTTTCTGCTGGAATCCGTGGACCTGGGCCACAATGCGGCCGACCTTTCCGTGGGGCAGGCCCAACGCGTCTGCCTGCTGCGCACCCTGTTGCTCTCGCCCGAGGTGCTGCTCATGGACGAACCCACCTCGGCACTGGACCCGGACAGTGCCAGCGTGGTGCTCGACGCAGCGCGCAAACAGCATGACAAGGGCACGACCGTGATACTGGTCTCCCATTCCGAAACCGTGCCGCACGGCATCACCGGCACCATCACCCTTGCCGACCGAAAGGCGGTGCTCGCATGA